One Helianthus annuus cultivar XRQ/B chromosome 12, HanXRQr2.0-SUNRISE, whole genome shotgun sequence genomic region harbors:
- the LOC110893900 gene encoding putative pentatricopeptide repeat-containing protein At5g52630: MLTIPQQSPQSTFEQNYRNISSLLLSATRSRTLRDGIQLHAHIIKLGLQTIPIISHYLINFYSKTQLPIDSQRVFEQTQIKTSTTWSSVISSFAQNELPVLALQYFKKMIAFGVRPDDHIFPSATKAAAILSSYDVGRCVHCYAVKIAYDSDVFVASSVVDMYAKCGRIGDARKMFDEMPVRNVVSWSGMIYGYAQLGENEEALWLFKQALFERFEVNDFTFTSVIRVCGNTTLLGLGKQLHGLCLKLSFGSSSFVGSSLISMYSKCGVIELAYLVFDEIPVRNLGMWNAMLMACAQHSHTNNVFDLFKQMESSNMKPNFITFLGILYSCSHSGLVEKGKYYFNLMKQYGIEPSDQHYASMVDILGRANKVQEALAIIEEMPMQPTECVWGALLTGCRLHGDTELAAYAADKVFELGSVGSGMYVLLSNAYAAAGRYEDAARARKMLRDTGVKKETGLSWVEEGNIVHTFCSGDRRHFRSNEIYNKLEELEDEMEKIGYVADTSHVLKEVGDEEKNMAIRYHSERIAIAFALITFKDDRPIRIMKNLRICGDCHTAIKFMSKCCGRVIIVRDNNRFHRFEDGKCSCSDYW, translated from the coding sequence ATGCTTACAATTCCACAACAATCTCCACAATCCACCTTCGAACAAAACTACAGAAACATAAGCAGTCTCCTTCTCTCCGCAACCAGATCAAGAACACTCCGTGACGGCATACAACTTCACGCTCACATAATCAAACTAGGCCTCCAAACAATCCCGATCATATCCCACTATTTAATCAACTTCTACTCCAAAACCCAGCTCCCGATCGACTCGCAACGCGTTTTCGAACAAACCCAGATCAAAACATCAACCACTTGGAGTTCTGTTATCTCCTCTTTCGCCCAGAACGAACTCCCGGTTCTTGCGTTACAGTATTTTAAAAAAATGATTGCTTTTGGTGTTCGTCCTGATGATCATATATTTCCCAGTGCTACTAAAGCGGCTGCGATTCTTTCGAGTTATGATGTGGGACGGTGTGTGCATTGTTACGCGGTGAAGATTGCTTATGATAGTGATGTGTTTGTTGCGAGTTCGGTGGTGGATATGTATGCTAAATGTGGGAGGATTGGAGATGCACGTAagatgtttgatgaaatgcctgtgAGGAATGTGGTGTCTTGGAGTGGGATGATTTATGGGTATGCTCAGTTGGGGGAGAATGAAGAGGCTTTGTGGTTGTTTAAACAAGCTTTGTTTGAGAGATTTGAGGTTAATGATTTTACGTTTACGAGTGTTATTAGAGTTTGCGGTAACACAACGCTTCTCGGGTTGGGAAAACAGCTACACGGATTGTGTTTAAAACTGAGCTTTGGTTCGTCTAGCTTTGTCGGGAGTTCTTTGATTTCCATGTATTCCAAGTGTGGAGTCATCGAGCTGGCTTATCTTGTTTTCGATGAGATACCCGTTAGGAATTTAGGCATGTGGAATGCGATGCTAATGGCGTGTGCTCAACATTCGCATACTAATAACGTATTTGATTTATTTAAACAAATGGAATCCAGTAACATGAAACCGAATTTCATAACTTTTTTAGGCATTCTTTATTCATGTAGTCATTCGGGGTTAGTCGAAAAGGGGAAGTATTATTTCAACCTGATGAAACAATACGGGATCGAACCGAGTGATCAACATTACGCGTCTATGGTGGACATACTCGGACGCGCTAACAAAGTACAAGAAGCGCTCGCGATTATAGAAGAAATGCCGATGCAGCCTACAGAATGCGTATGGGGCGCGTTGTTGACCGGATGTAGACTTCACGGAGATACGGAATTAGCAGCGTATGCCGCTGACAAAGTGTTTGAATTAGGCTCGGTGGGGTCGGGTATGTACGTTTTGTTATCAAACGCGTATGCTGCAGCCGGAAGATACGAAGATGCAGCTAGAGCCCGGAAGATGTTGAGGGACACAGGGGTGAAAAAGGAAACGGGTTTAAGTTGGGTCGAGGAGGGTAATATCGTCCATACTTTTTGTTCAGGTGATAGACGTCATTTTAGATCGAACGAGATTTATAACAAGTTGGAGGAGTTGGAAGATGAAATGGAGAAAATTGGTTATGTTGCAGATACGAGTCACGTATTGAAAGAAGTGGGTGACGAAGAGAAAAATATGGCGATTAGATATCATAGTGAAAGAATAGCCATCGCGTTTGCTTTGATTACTTTTAAGGACGATAGGCCAATTAGAATTATGAAGAATTTGCGTATTTGTGGTGATTGTCACACTGCGATAAAGTTTATGTCGAAATGTTGTGGAAGAGTGATCATAGTGAGGGATAATAACCGATTTCATCGGTTTGAAGATGGGAAATGTTCTTGCAGTGATTATTGGTGA